One window of Pseudomonas sp. ML2-2023-3 genomic DNA carries:
- the rsmH gene encoding 16S rRNA (cytosine(1402)-N(4))-methyltransferase RsmH → MTIDSGFNHITVLLDEAVEALAVRPDGCYLDGTFGRGGHSRLILQKLGPEGQLLGFDKDPQAIATGQALAAEDGRFVIVQRSFAEMGSEIADRGLAGKVDGVLLDLGVSSPQLDDPERGFSFMNDGPLDMRMDPDRGISAAEFVNTASQEEIARVFKEYGEERFSGRMARAVVERRDIKPFERTGDLAEVLKVANPAWEKGKHPATRTFQGLRIHVNNELGDLEAGLEAALESLAIGGRLVVISFHSLEDRIVKLFMRKLVKGEPDNLPRGLPVQHVAFVPKIKIHGKAQTASDAELKANPRSRSAVMRVAEKLR, encoded by the coding sequence GTGACTATAGATAGCGGCTTCAACCACATCACCGTACTGCTTGACGAAGCCGTAGAGGCTCTCGCCGTACGTCCTGATGGATGCTATCTGGATGGCACCTTCGGTCGCGGCGGACATAGCCGCCTGATACTCCAGAAGCTGGGCCCCGAGGGGCAATTGCTCGGGTTCGATAAAGATCCACAGGCGATTGCCACAGGGCAAGCGCTAGCGGCCGAAGACGGCCGCTTTGTTATTGTGCAGCGTAGTTTTGCTGAAATGGGATCCGAAATTGCCGATCGTGGTCTGGCCGGCAAGGTCGACGGTGTACTGCTCGACCTGGGCGTGTCTTCGCCTCAGCTTGATGATCCGGAGCGCGGTTTCAGCTTCATGAATGACGGCCCGCTGGACATGCGTATGGACCCGGACCGCGGCATCAGCGCTGCCGAGTTCGTCAACACGGCATCCCAGGAAGAAATTGCCCGCGTATTCAAGGAATATGGCGAAGAGCGCTTTTCCGGTCGTATGGCTCGCGCGGTGGTAGAGCGTCGAGACATCAAGCCGTTTGAGCGCACCGGTGATCTGGCTGAAGTCTTGAAAGTGGCCAATCCGGCCTGGGAAAAGGGCAAGCACCCTGCAACCCGTACCTTCCAGGGTTTGCGTATTCACGTGAACAACGAACTGGGTGACCTTGAGGCTGGCCTTGAGGCTGCATTGGAGTCCCTGGCAATCGGCGGCCGTCTGGTGGTGATCAGCTTTCACTCCCTGGAAGACCGTATCGTCAAATTGTTCATGCGCAAACTGGTCAAGGGCGAGCCTGACAACCTGCCGCGCGGCTTGCCCGTTCAGCACGTCGCTTTTGTTCCGAAAATCAAAATTCACGGCAAGGCCCAGACCGCGTCCGATGCCGAACTCAAAGCTAATCCACGTTCGCGCAGCGCTGTAATGCGCGTCGCGGAGAAGCTTCGTTGA
- the ftsL gene encoding cell division protein FtsL gives MNKLFAKPLPGGSFFMLLLFLGVLVSAVGVSYSAHWNRQLLNTLYGELSVRDKAQAEWGRLILEQSTWTAHSRIESLASEQLKMRIPGAAEVRMVAP, from the coding sequence TTGAACAAGCTCTTCGCCAAACCACTTCCCGGCGGAAGTTTTTTCATGTTGCTGCTATTTCTTGGCGTGCTGGTTTCGGCTGTGGGCGTTTCTTACAGTGCCCACTGGAACCGTCAGTTGCTCAACACCCTGTACGGGGAGCTGAGTGTGCGGGACAAGGCGCAGGCAGAATGGGGGCGTTTGATTCTCGAACAAAGCACCTGGACCGCCCATAGCCGTATCGAGTCATTGGCCAGCGAACAACTGAAAATGCGCATTCCAGGCGCAGCAGAAGTTCGAATGGTGGCGCCATGA
- a CDS encoding penicillin-binding protein 2 has product MIKLEGALYPWRFRVVLALLALLVGAIACQIVYLQVIDHDFLKGQGDARSLRHIPIPAHRGLITDRNGEPLAVSTPVTTLWANAKEMQVAKDRWPALAHALGQDPKVLTARLEQQANKEFIYLVRGLTPEQGQVVLDLKVPGVYGIEEFRRFYPAGEVTAHMVGFTDIDDKGREGVELAYDEWLAGVPGKRQVIKDRRGRLIKDVQVTKNAKAGKTLALSIDLRLQYLANRELRNALVENGAKAGSLVIMDVKTGEILAMVNQPTYNPNNRRNLQPAMMRNRAMIDVFEPGSTVKPISMSAALETGRWKPTDKVEVYPGTLQLGKYTIRDVSRSEGPVLDLTGILINSSNVGMSKVAFDIGGEAIFRQMAKMGLGQDTGLGFPGERVGNLPNYREWRKAETATLSYGYGVSVTAIQLVHAFSALANNGKLAPLTLLKTDKDKPVDATQVMPEQVAKTVQGMLQEVIENPRGVWRAKVPAYHVGGKSGTARKTSSGGVKGYAVNSYRSLFAGFGPMSDPRYAIVVVIDEPSKAGYFGGLVSAPVFSKVMSGTLRLMNVTPDNLPTAAEQQAAAAAAAAKGGRG; this is encoded by the coding sequence ATGATCAAACTCGAAGGCGCGCTCTACCCGTGGCGTTTTCGTGTGGTGCTGGCATTGCTGGCACTGCTGGTAGGCGCGATCGCGTGCCAGATCGTGTACCTGCAAGTGATCGACCATGACTTCCTCAAGGGGCAGGGCGATGCACGCAGCCTGCGGCATATCCCGATTCCTGCACACCGTGGCCTGATTACCGACCGCAATGGTGAGCCGCTGGCCGTGAGTACGCCGGTGACGACCCTGTGGGCCAACGCCAAGGAAATGCAGGTTGCCAAAGACCGTTGGCCAGCCTTGGCGCACGCGCTTGGGCAAGACCCCAAAGTGCTGACGGCCCGCCTGGAGCAGCAAGCCAATAAAGAATTTATCTATCTGGTTCGGGGCCTGACCCCAGAGCAGGGCCAGGTTGTGCTCGACCTCAAGGTGCCGGGTGTTTATGGCATTGAAGAGTTCCGCCGCTTTTACCCTGCCGGTGAAGTGACGGCGCACATGGTCGGCTTTACCGATATCGACGATAAAGGTCGTGAAGGCGTCGAACTGGCCTATGACGAGTGGCTGGCCGGGGTTCCGGGCAAGCGGCAAGTGATCAAGGACAGGCGCGGGCGTCTGATCAAAGACGTGCAAGTGACTAAAAACGCCAAGGCAGGTAAGACCTTGGCGTTGTCGATTGACCTGCGCCTGCAGTATCTGGCCAACCGCGAACTACGCAATGCGCTGGTCGAGAACGGTGCCAAGGCTGGCAGCCTGGTGATCATGGATGTGAAGACCGGCGAGATTCTGGCCATGGTCAACCAGCCCACCTACAACCCCAACAACCGTCGCAACCTGCAACCGGCGATGATGCGTAACCGCGCCATGATCGACGTGTTCGAACCGGGCTCGACGGTCAAGCCGATCTCCATGAGTGCTGCGCTGGAAACCGGGCGCTGGAAGCCTACCGACAAGGTAGAGGTTTATCCGGGCACCCTGCAGTTGGGCAAGTACACCATTCGTGACGTATCCCGTTCCGAAGGTCCGGTCCTCGACCTGACCGGCATCCTGATCAACTCCAGTAACGTGGGCATGAGCAAGGTTGCCTTCGATATCGGTGGTGAAGCGATCTTCCGCCAGATGGCCAAGATGGGCCTGGGGCAAGACACCGGCCTGGGTTTCCCGGGTGAGCGTGTCGGCAACCTGCCCAACTACCGCGAGTGGCGCAAGGCTGAAACCGCGACCCTGTCTTACGGCTACGGCGTGTCCGTCACCGCTATCCAGCTTGTTCACGCGTTTTCGGCACTGGCCAACAACGGCAAGCTTGCCCCGCTGACCCTGCTCAAGACTGACAAGGACAAGCCTGTAGATGCGACTCAAGTCATGCCCGAACAAGTCGCCAAAACGGTGCAGGGCATGCTCCAGGAAGTGATCGAAAACCCTCGCGGTGTATGGCGTGCCAAGGTGCCGGCGTATCACGTTGGCGGCAAGTCGGGTACAGCGCGTAAAACATCTTCCGGCGGCGTCAAAGGCTACGCAGTGAACTCTTATCGTTCCCTGTTCGCCGGCTTCGGCCCCATGAGCGACCCGCGTTACGCGATCGTTGTAGTGATTGATGAACCGAGCAAGGCGGGCTACTTCGGTGGTCTGGTTTCCGCTCCGGTATTCAGCAAAGTCATGTCCGGCACGCTGCGTCTGATGAACGTGACCCCGGATAACCTGCCGACGGCAGCGGAGCAACAAGCAGCCGCTGCTGCGGCAGCAGCCAAAGGAGGGCGCGGCTAA
- a CDS encoding UDP-N-acetylmuramoyl-L-alanyl-D-glutamate--2,6-diaminopimelate ligase, giving the protein MSLSLNKIFPHAGHDLLIRELTLDSRNVRAGDLFLAVPGGKLDGREHIADALKRGAAAVAYEVEGADVLPITSVPLIPVKGLAAQLSDIAGRFYGEPSRHLNLVGVTGTNGKTSVTQLVAQALDLLGQHCGIVGTLGTGFYGALQSGRHTTPDPIAVQAMLADLKKAGAKAVAMEVSSHGLDQGRVSALAFDVAVLTNLSRDHLDYHGTMEAYAAAKAKLFAWSDLRCRVLNLDDEFGRQLAAEKHGSRLITYSLEDSSATLYCRDATFDDDGVRATVVTAQGEHLLRSSLLGRFNLSNVLAAVGALLGLDYALDEILAVLPKLEGPVGRMQRLGGGTKPLVVVDYAHTPDALEKVLLALRPHAKGKLLCLFGCGGDRDRGKRPLMAQVVERLADGVLVTDDNPRSEAPAQIFDDIRVGFTAPQSVTFVAGRGDAIAQLIAAASAEDVIVLAGKGHEDYQEINGERHDFSDLVEAEKALNTWEAAHA; this is encoded by the coding sequence ATGTCCCTGAGCCTGAACAAGATTTTTCCTCACGCCGGCCACGATCTGCTGATTCGTGAATTGACTCTCGACAGTCGCAATGTGCGCGCAGGTGATCTGTTCCTTGCGGTACCCGGCGGCAAGCTCGATGGTCGTGAACATATCGCTGACGCGTTGAAGCGCGGCGCAGCTGCCGTTGCCTATGAAGTAGAGGGGGCAGATGTACTGCCAATCACTTCGGTTCCACTGATTCCGGTCAAAGGTCTGGCGGCTCAGCTATCTGATATCGCCGGGCGCTTTTATGGTGAGCCGAGCCGTCACCTCAATCTGGTTGGCGTGACCGGCACCAACGGTAAAACCAGCGTCACCCAGTTGGTCGCGCAAGCACTGGACCTGCTGGGCCAGCACTGCGGCATCGTCGGTACGCTGGGCACGGGCTTTTATGGCGCGCTGCAAAGCGGTCGCCACACCACGCCAGACCCTATTGCCGTACAGGCCATGTTGGCCGACCTGAAAAAGGCCGGTGCCAAGGCTGTCGCGATGGAAGTTTCCTCCCATGGCCTGGATCAGGGGCGTGTCAGCGCATTGGCGTTCGACGTTGCCGTGCTGACCAACCTGTCCCGTGATCACCTGGATTACCACGGCACGATGGAGGCTTATGCCGCTGCCAAGGCCAAGCTGTTTGCCTGGTCGGACCTGCGTTGCCGCGTACTGAACCTGGATGATGAGTTCGGTCGCCAGCTGGCCGCTGAAAAGCACGGTTCGCGCCTGATCACGTATAGCCTTGAAGACAGCAGTGCCACGCTGTATTGCCGCGATGCGACCTTCGATGACGACGGCGTTCGTGCCACCGTGGTCACGGCTCAAGGCGAGCACCTTCTGCGCAGTTCCTTGCTCGGGCGCTTCAACCTGAGCAACGTACTGGCCGCTGTAGGTGCCTTGCTGGGTCTGGATTACGCGCTGGATGAAATTCTGGCCGTGCTGCCGAAACTTGAAGGTCCGGTCGGGCGCATGCAGCGCCTGGGCGGCGGTACCAAACCGCTGGTGGTGGTCGACTACGCCCATACCCCGGATGCTCTGGAAAAAGTATTGCTGGCTCTGCGCCCACACGCCAAAGGCAAATTGCTGTGCCTGTTCGGCTGCGGCGGCGATCGCGATCGCGGCAAGCGTCCATTGATGGCGCAAGTGGTTGAGCGTCTGGCTGACGGTGTGTTGGTCACAGACGACAACCCGCGCTCAGAAGCGCCCGCGCAGATCTTTGATGACATTCGTGTTGGTTTTACCGCGCCACAAAGCGTCACCTTTGTCGCTGGTCGCGGTGATGCCATTGCTCAATTGATCGCCGCTGCCAGCGCCGAAGACGTGATCGTGCTGGCCGGTAAAGGCCATGAGGACTATCAGGAAATCAACGGCGAACGCCATGATTTTTCTGACCTGGTAGAAGCCGAAAAAGCCCTGAATACCTGGGAGGCTGCCCATGCTTAA
- the murF gene encoding UDP-N-acetylmuramoyl-tripeptide--D-alanyl-D-alanine ligase produces MLKPLLLSEVAAALQGRLVEADCRFNGVSIDSRAITKGQLFIALTGPRFDGHDYLNEVAAKGAVAALVEREVPESALPQLVVKDTREALGQLGALNRAGFDKPVAAITGSSGKTTVKEMLACILRTRGPVLATKGNLNNDLGVPLTLLELSTEHTAAVIELGASRVGEIAYSVALTKPHVAVLNNAGTAHVGEFGGPEKIVEAKGEIIEGLDADGIAVLNLDDKAFAIWKNRAAGRKVLSFALENPQADFHASDLTRDPRGCPGFKLHSPLGVEPVQLNLLGNHNVANALAAAAAAHALGVSLFGIKTGLEAVLPVKGRAVAQLTADGLRIIDDTYNANPTSMCAAVDILAAFSGRTVLVLGDIGELGEWAEQGHREVGAYAADKVSALYAVGPMMAHAVTAFGHQARHFANQADLIKALRAEHETNTTILIKGSRSAAMENVVAALCGSSGEKH; encoded by the coding sequence ATGCTTAAGCCTCTGTTGCTGAGTGAAGTGGCTGCTGCCCTGCAGGGGCGACTGGTTGAAGCGGACTGCCGCTTCAATGGCGTCAGCATCGACAGTCGTGCAATTACCAAGGGGCAGCTATTTATTGCCCTGACCGGTCCACGCTTTGATGGTCACGATTATTTAAATGAAGTGGCTGCCAAGGGCGCCGTTGCCGCCCTGGTCGAGCGCGAAGTGCCTGAGTCGGCACTGCCTCAGTTGGTGGTCAAAGACACGCGAGAAGCGCTGGGTCAGTTGGGCGCGCTCAATCGTGCCGGCTTTGACAAACCGGTTGCGGCCATTACCGGCTCCAGTGGCAAGACCACCGTTAAGGAAATGCTCGCCTGCATTCTGCGTACCCGTGGTCCGGTACTGGCGACCAAAGGTAACCTGAACAACGATCTGGGCGTGCCGCTGACGCTGCTTGAACTGAGCACCGAACATACGGCTGCAGTCATTGAGCTGGGCGCTTCGCGTGTTGGCGAAATCGCCTACAGCGTGGCCTTGACCAAACCTCATGTCGCCGTGCTCAACAATGCCGGCACAGCCCATGTGGGCGAGTTTGGCGGTCCGGAAAAAATCGTTGAAGCCAAGGGCGAGATCATTGAAGGCCTGGATGCTGACGGCATCGCTGTTCTGAACCTGGATGACAAGGCATTCGCCATCTGGAAGAACCGTGCAGCGGGGCGCAAAGTGCTGAGCTTTGCCCTGGAAAACCCCCAGGCCGACTTCCATGCCAGCGATCTGACCCGTGACCCACGGGGGTGCCCGGGCTTCAAGTTGCACAGTCCGCTGGGTGTCGAACCGGTTCAACTCAACCTGCTGGGCAACCATAACGTGGCCAACGCATTGGCGGCCGCAGCGGCTGCCCATGCCCTGGGTGTCTCGTTGTTTGGCATCAAAACCGGCCTTGAAGCCGTGTTGCCGGTCAAAGGTCGCGCGGTTGCGCAACTGACCGCTGATGGCCTGCGAATTATTGATGACACTTACAACGCAAACCCCACCTCAATGTGCGCTGCCGTTGATATACTCGCCGCCTTTTCCGGTCGCACCGTCCTGGTGCTCGGAGATATTGGCGAACTGGGTGAGTGGGCGGAGCAAGGACATCGTGAAGTAGGCGCTTATGCCGCCGACAAAGTTTCAGCGCTCTATGCGGTGGGACCCATGATGGCTCATGCCGTCACAGCATTTGGACACCAGGCTCGTCACTTCGCCAATCAGGCTGACCTGATCAAGGCGCTTCGCGCTGAGCACGAAACAAACACCACTATTTTGATCAAGGGCTCGCGCAGCGCTGCGATGGAAAACGTCGTTGCGGCTTTGTGCGGTTCCAGCGGGGAGAAACATTAA
- the mraY gene encoding phospho-N-acetylmuramoyl-pentapeptide-transferase: protein MLLLLAEYLQQFYKGFAVFQYLSLRGIFGVLTALTLSLCLGPWMIRTLQNRQIGQSVRNDGPQSHLSKSGTPTMGGALILSAITVSTLLWADLSNRYVWVVMIVTLLFGAIGWVDDYRKVIEKNSRGLPSRWKYFWQSVFGLGAAIFLYVTAPSAVETTLILPILKDASIPLGIGFVVLTYFVIVGSSNAVNLTDGLDGLAIMPTVMVGGALGIFCYLSGNVKFADYLLIPYVPGAGELIVFCGALIGAGLGFLWFNTYPAQVFMGDVGALALGAALGTIAVIVRQEIVLFIMGGVFVMETLSVVIQVASFKLTGKRVFRMAPIHHHFELKGWPEPRVIVRFWIITVILVLIGLATLKLR from the coding sequence ATGCTGCTGCTGCTAGCGGAGTATCTGCAACAGTTCTACAAAGGCTTCGCGGTCTTCCAGTACCTGTCCCTGCGGGGGATTTTCGGGGTGCTGACCGCGCTGACCTTGTCGCTGTGCCTGGGGCCGTGGATGATCCGCACCCTGCAAAACCGTCAGATCGGCCAATCGGTCCGTAACGACGGCCCGCAATCCCATTTGTCCAAATCCGGCACCCCGACCATGGGTGGCGCGTTGATTCTGTCTGCGATCACTGTCAGTACCCTGCTGTGGGCTGACCTGAGCAACCGTTATGTGTGGGTCGTGATGATCGTGACCCTGCTGTTCGGCGCCATTGGCTGGGTCGATGACTATCGCAAGGTCATCGAGAAAAACTCCCGGGGCCTTCCGAGCCGCTGGAAGTATTTCTGGCAGTCGGTGTTTGGTCTGGGTGCAGCGATCTTCTTGTACGTGACGGCACCAAGCGCAGTCGAAACCACCCTGATCCTGCCTATCCTCAAGGACGCCAGTATCCCGCTGGGTATCGGCTTTGTTGTACTGACCTATTTCGTGATCGTGGGGTCCAGCAACGCGGTCAACCTGACTGACGGCCTGGATGGCCTGGCGATCATGCCGACCGTGATGGTGGGCGGTGCGCTGGGTATCTTCTGCTACCTGTCGGGCAACGTGAAATTTGCCGACTACCTGCTGATCCCGTATGTCCCGGGCGCCGGTGAGTTGATCGTATTCTGCGGTGCGCTGATTGGCGCCGGTCTCGGATTTCTGTGGTTCAACACCTACCCGGCACAAGTGTTCATGGGTGACGTCGGCGCACTGGCGCTGGGCGCGGCCCTGGGCACCATCGCGGTGATCGTGCGTCAGGAAATCGTGCTGTTCATCATGGGCGGTGTGTTCGTGATGGAAACCCTGTCCGTGGTGATCCAGGTAGCGTCCTTCAAGTTGACCGGCAAGCGGGTGTTCCGCATGGCGCCGATTCATCACCACTTTGAACTCAAGGGCTGGCCCGAGCCTCGCGTGATCGTCCGCTTCTGGATTATCACCGTGATCCTCGTGTTGATCGGTCTTGCCACGTTGAAGCTGAGGTAG
- the murD gene encoding UDP-N-acetylmuramoyl-L-alanine--D-glutamate ligase yields MSLIASDHFRIVVGLGKSGMSLVRFLAQRGVSFAVADTRENPPELATLRRDYPQVEVRCGELDVEFLCRADELYVSPGLALATPALQAAAARGVKLSGDIDLFARNAKAPIVAISGSNAKSTVTTLVGEMAAAAGKRVAVGGNLGTPALDLLSDDIELYVMELSSFQLETTNQLGAEVATVLNVSEDHMDRYSGLPAYHLAKHRIFRGARQVVVNRQDALTRPLMSEGQPCWTFGLSAPDFKAFGLREENGEKYLAFEFQNLMPVRELKVRGAHNQANALAALALGHAVGLPFDAMLESLRNFTGLEHRCQWIRELDGVSYYNDSKATNVGAALAAIDGLGMDMDGKLILIAGGDGKGADFSGLRDSVAKYCRAVVLMGRDADLIAEAVGDSVPQVRVSSLDEAIEQSRALAQPGDAVLLSPACASFDMFKNYEERGQLFARAVEVLA; encoded by the coding sequence GTGTCTCTGATCGCTTCTGACCACTTCCGCATCGTTGTCGGCCTCGGCAAGAGCGGCATGTCCCTGGTGCGCTTTCTAGCGCAGCGGGGCGTGTCGTTTGCCGTAGCTGACACGCGGGAAAATCCACCGGAGCTGGCCACGCTGCGCCGTGACTACCCGCAAGTGGAAGTGCGTTGTGGCGAACTGGATGTCGAATTCCTGTGCCGTGCCGACGAGCTTTACGTGAGCCCCGGCCTGGCACTGGCGACCCCGGCCCTGCAGGCAGCGGCGGCCCGTGGCGTGAAACTGTCGGGTGACATCGACCTGTTCGCGCGTAACGCAAAGGCGCCGATCGTTGCAATAAGCGGTTCCAACGCCAAAAGCACTGTGACCACGCTGGTCGGTGAGATGGCTGCGGCAGCCGGCAAGCGCGTGGCGGTCGGTGGCAACCTCGGCACGCCGGCCCTGGATCTTCTGAGCGATGACATCGAGCTGTACGTGATGGAGCTGTCGAGCTTCCAGCTGGAAACCACCAACCAGCTGGGCGCTGAAGTGGCCACCGTGCTCAACGTCAGCGAAGACCACATGGACCGCTACAGCGGCCTGCCTGCCTATCACCTGGCCAAGCACCGGATTTTCCGTGGTGCCAGGCAAGTGGTTGTCAATCGTCAGGACGCGTTGACGCGCCCACTGATGAGTGAAGGTCAGCCGTGCTGGACCTTCGGCCTCAGTGCGCCGGATTTCAAGGCTTTTGGCCTGCGTGAAGAAAACGGCGAAAAATACCTCGCCTTTGAATTTCAGAACCTGATGCCAGTTCGCGAACTGAAGGTGCGTGGCGCTCACAACCAGGCCAATGCACTCGCGGCATTGGCACTGGGTCATGCCGTGGGCTTGCCGTTCGATGCCATGCTGGAAAGCCTGCGCAATTTCACCGGCCTTGAACACCGCTGCCAGTGGATCCGCGAGCTCGATGGCGTGAGCTACTACAACGACTCCAAAGCCACCAACGTCGGTGCAGCACTGGCTGCCATCGATGGCTTGGGCATGGACATGGACGGCAAGCTGATCCTGATCGCTGGCGGTGACGGCAAGGGTGCCGACTTCAGCGGCCTGCGTGATTCGGTCGCCAAATACTGCCGTGCCGTCGTGCTGATGGGTCGTGATGCCGACTTGATCGCAGAGGCGGTGGGCGACTCGGTGCCACAAGTGCGGGTTAGTTCGCTCGACGAAGCGATCGAGCAAAGCCGTGCGCTGGCCCAGCCTGGCGATGCGGTACTGCTGTCGCCTGCCTGCGCCAGTTTTGACATGTTCAAGAACTATGAAGAGCGCGGCCAGTTGTTTGCCCGTGCCGTGGAGGTGCTGGCATGA
- the ftsW gene encoding putative lipid II flippase FtsW, whose protein sequence is MIFGILKPYPSPLITGRGIDLDFPLLAGCLALLGLGLVMITSASSEVAALQSGNTLYHMIRHLFYIVLGLGACIMTMMVPIATWQRLGWLLLIGAFGLLVMVLIPGIGREVNGSMRWIGFSFFNVQPSEIAKVFVVIYLAGYLVRQQKEVRESWMGFFKPFIVLLPMAGLLLMEPDFGATVVMMGAAAAMLFLGGVGLFRFALMVALAVGAVFVLVQAQPYRMARLITFTDPWSDQFGSGYQLTQALIAFGRGEWLGVGLGNSVQKQFYLPEAHTDFVFSVLAEELGVVGSLLTVGLFVFVCVRGMYIGLWAERAKQYFAAYMAYGLSFLWIGQFLINIGVNVGLLPTKGLTLPFLSYGGSSLVICCVCMGLLLRIEWESRTHLGSEETDFKESDFDEEPTHGR, encoded by the coding sequence ATGATTTTCGGCATCCTCAAGCCTTATCCTTCACCGCTGATCACGGGCCGTGGCATCGATCTCGACTTCCCGTTGCTGGCCGGTTGCCTGGCACTGCTGGGCCTTGGGCTGGTGATGATTACTTCGGCATCGTCCGAAGTTGCCGCCTTGCAGTCGGGCAACACGCTGTACCACATGATCCGCCACCTGTTTTATATCGTCCTCGGTCTGGGCGCGTGCATCATGACCATGATGGTGCCGATTGCGACCTGGCAACGCCTGGGCTGGTTGTTGCTGATCGGTGCGTTTGGCTTGCTGGTGATGGTGCTGATTCCAGGTATCGGGCGTGAAGTGAACGGCTCCATGCGCTGGATCGGGTTCAGCTTCTTTAACGTGCAGCCTTCCGAAATCGCCAAGGTGTTCGTGGTGATCTACCTCGCGGGCTACCTGGTGCGCCAGCAGAAGGAAGTTCGCGAGAGCTGGATGGGTTTCTTCAAGCCTTTCATTGTTTTACTGCCTATGGCTGGCCTGCTGCTCATGGAGCCGGACTTCGGTGCCACCGTTGTAATGATGGGCGCGGCGGCTGCCATGTTGTTCCTGGGTGGTGTCGGCCTGTTCCGCTTCGCCCTGATGGTGGCGCTGGCGGTGGGTGCGGTGTTTGTTCTGGTCCAGGCGCAGCCTTACCGGATGGCGCGCTTGATCACGTTCACCGACCCGTGGTCCGACCAGTTCGGTTCCGGCTACCAACTGACCCAGGCCCTGATCGCGTTCGGTCGCGGGGAGTGGCTTGGCGTCGGTTTGGGTAACAGCGTGCAAAAACAGTTCTACCTGCCTGAAGCGCACACCGACTTCGTGTTCTCGGTGCTGGCTGAAGAACTGGGCGTAGTCGGCTCGTTGCTGACCGTGGGCCTGTTTGTATTCGTCTGTGTTCGCGGCATGTACATCGGCTTGTGGGCCGAGCGCGCCAAACAGTATTTCGCGGCCTATATGGCGTATGGCTTGTCGTTCCTGTGGATCGGCCAGTTCCTGATCAATATCGGGGTAAACGTCGGTTTGCTGCCCACCAAGGGCCTGACCCTGCCATTCCTCAGTTATGGCGGCAGCTCGCTGGTGATTTGCTGTGTGTGCATGGGCTTGTTGCTGCGCATCGAGTGGGAGAGTCGAACCCACCTGGGCAGCGAAGAGACCGATTTCAAAGAAAGCGACTTCGATGAGGAGCCGACCCATGGGCGCTAA
- the murG gene encoding undecaprenyldiphospho-muramoylpentapeptide beta-N-acetylglucosaminyltransferase — MGANVLIMAGGTGGHVFPALACAREFEARGYTVHWLGTPRGIENELVEPAGFKLHLINVAGLRGKSKLSLIKAPFVLLNALFQARKIIRQLKPVCVLGFGGYVTGPGGLAAKICGVPVIIHEQNAVAGTANRLLVPMTRRVCEAFPETFAACDKLRTTGNPVRPELFTLAPRAALEGRKARLLVLGGSLGAEPLNKLLPEALAKVPADVRPDVFHQAGKQHDQITAERYTAVGVEADVQPFIKDMAHAYGWADLVVCRAGALTVSELAAAGLPSLLVPLPHAIDDHQSRNADFLAREGAAFLMPQATTGAAELAARLTEVLMQPERLNSMAANARRLAKPDATRNVVDICLEVANG, encoded by the coding sequence ATGGGCGCTAATGTGCTGATCATGGCGGGCGGCACCGGCGGCCACGTGTTCCCGGCGCTGGCCTGCGCCCGCGAGTTCGAAGCTCGGGGCTACACCGTGCACTGGCTCGGTACTCCCCGTGGTATCGAGAACGAACTGGTTGAACCTGCTGGTTTCAAACTGCACCTGATCAATGTCGCGGGCTTGCGGGGCAAGAGCAAACTGTCGCTGATCAAAGCGCCCTTTGTGCTGCTCAATGCGCTGTTTCAGGCGCGCAAGATCATTCGCCAGCTCAAGCCGGTGTGTGTGCTGGGCTTTGGTGGCTACGTGACCGGACCTGGCGGTCTGGCAGCCAAAATCTGCGGTGTGCCGGTGATCATTCACGAGCAGAACGCGGTTGCCGGCACGGCCAATCGTCTGCTTGTGCCCATGACCCGTCGCGTGTGCGAAGCCTTCCCTGAAACCTTCGCGGCCTGCGACAAACTGCGTACCACCGGCAACCCGGTACGCCCTGAACTGTTCACCCTTGCGCCACGGGCCGCACTGGAAGGGCGAAAGGCGCGCCTGCTGGTGCTGGGTGGCAGCCTGGGCGCTGAACCGCTGAACAAATTGTTGCCTGAAGCCTTGGCCAAGGTGCCGGCTGACGTTCGGCCTGACGTGTTTCATCAGGCAGGCAAACAGCATGACCAGATTACAGCCGAGCGCTACACCGCGGTCGGTGTCGAGGCTGACGTGCAGCCTTTTATCAAAGACATGGCCCATGCCTATGGCTGGGCCGACTTGGTGGTTTGTCGCGCAGGCGCGCTGACCGTCAGTGAACTGGCTGCGGCCGGTCTGCCTTCGCTGCTGGTGCCTTTGCCCCACGCGATTGACGACCATCAGAGCCGTAATGCCGACTTTTTGGCACGCGAGGGCGCAGCCTTCCTGATGCCGCAAGCGACAACTGGCGCAGCCGAACTGGCTGCACGCCTGACAGAGGTTTTGATGCAACCGGAACGACTGAACAGCATGGCGGCCAATGCCCGCCGCCTGGCCAAACCTGATGCGACCCGCAACGTAGTAGATATCTGCCTGGAGGTGGCCAATGGTTGA